ACATGCTCAACGAGCAGCTCAAGCGCGAGCCGTTGGAAGCACCGAAGCTGGTGATCAGCGACCGCGTGCCGGACTTTGCCAAAACCGGCAAATATGAGCCGGAGTGGCTGGAGAAGATCGAGCCGAGTGATTTCAGCCTGGAAGGGTATGAGCACCATGCGCCGATGACGGCGCCGATGGCGGTTTGACGCGATTTGAGCTTATGCGGTCTGTGTAGGAGCGGCTTTAGCCGCGAAGCAGGCGACGCGGTGCGTGGCACCGGCTGCGCCGGTGTTCGCGGCTGAAGCCGCTCCTACAGGAGTTTTGTACAATCTTCAGTGCCCGTGGCTGCGCCCCACATGCGAATGCTCGGTGTCCGGCACGGACACCGCGCCATTCACCTCCAGCTGCTGCAAAATTGCGCACTCTGCCCCCTGTGCACTGCAGCGCCTGCGCAACTCCACCAGTTGCGCCTGCAACGCTACCAACCCGTCAATCCGGGCTTGTACGTGCTCGATATGCTCATCGATCAGGGCATTGACGCTACCGCATGAACCTTCAGGGCTGTCGCGCAGGCGCAGCAGGCTGCGTATTTCATCCAGGGTCATGTCCAGCGTGCGGCAGTTGCGGATGAACGTCAGCCGCTCCACGTGGGCCTGGGTATAAAGCCGGTAATTGCCATCTGTGCGTGCCGGTTCCGGCAGCAGTTGTTCGCGCTCGTAGTAGCGAATGGTCTCCACAGGGCAGTCGGTGGCCTTGGCGAGTTCTCCGATCTTCATCGCACAATCTCCAGCAAGTGGCTTGACCCTATAGTGGCTACAGGGTGTTCACTTGGCAACAGGCTCACTTTAAGGACGACCCCATGAACCAGCCTGTCAGCCACGAACACAAGCACGGCCACAGTTGCTGCGGTAGCCACAAGCCGCTGCCGGTGATTCAACTCGGCGAAAAAATCAGCGCCGAGGCACAGCTCAGCCGCTTTCGCATCGAGGCCATGGACTGCCCTACTGAACAGACGCTGATCCAGGACAAGCTGGGCAAGCTGGCAGGTGTCGAACAGTTGGAGTTCAACCTGATCAACCGCGTGCTGGGCGTGCGCCACACCCTCAAGGGCACCGCCGAGATCGAACGGGCCATCGACAGCTTGGGGATGAAAGCCGAACCTTTGGTTGGCGACGATGACGGTACGGCCTCTGCACCCAAACCCCATGCCACCCGTTGGTGGCCGTTGGCGTTGTCTGGTGTTGCAGCGGTCGCGGCTGAAATCGTGCATTTCAGCGCGCTGGCGCCGGAGTGGGTAGTTGCCGGGTTGGCCTTGGCGGCGATCCTGGGCTGCGGGCTTGGTACCTATAAAAAGGGCTGGATTGCCCTGAAGAACCGCAACCTGAACATCAACGCACTGATGAGCATCGCCGTGACCGGCGCGGTATTGATTGGCCAGTGGCCCGAAGCAGCCATGGTGATGGTGTTGTTCACCATCGCGGAACTGATCGAGGCCCGTTCCCTTGACCGCGCGCGCAATGCTATCAGTGGCCTGATGCAACTCACGCCGGACATGGCCACCGTGCAGCAGGCCGATGGCCAGTGGCAGGAGGTTGAAGTGCGTGAGGTGGCCATCGGCGCGTTGGCCAGGGTGCGACCCGGCGAGCGCATTGGCCTGGACGGCGAGGTGGTGAGCGGCCAGTCCAGCGTTGATCAGGCTCCGATCACCGGCGAAAGCCTACCTGTCGAGAAGGCCGCAGGCGACAAACTGTTTGCCGGCACGATCAATCAGGCGGGTGCGTTGGAGTACCGCGTCACCGCCGCAGCGGGCCAATCCACGCTGGCCCGAATCATCAAGGCCGTCGAAGAAGCCCAAGGCGCCCGCGCACCGACTCAGCGCTTTGTCGACCGTTTTTCGCGCATTTACACTCCGGCGGTGTTTGCTTTGGCGTTGGCCGTTGCGCTGATCCCGCCGCTGTTCATGGCGGGCGCCTGGTTTGACTGGGTGTATCGAGCGCTGGTGCTGCTGGTGGTGGCCTGCCCGTGTGCGCTGGTGATCTCAACCCCTGTGACCATCGTCAGCGGCCTGGCCGCAGCTGCACGCAAAGGCATCCTGATCAAGGGCGGCGTTTACCTGGAAGGTGGCCGCAAGCTGGACTTTCTTGCCTTGGACAAAACCGGCACCCTGACCCACGGCAAGCCGGTGCAAACCGATGCCCAGGTGCTCGACCCGTTGTTCGAGGGCCGCGCCCAGGCGCTTGCCGCCAGCCTGGCCAGCCGTTCCGACCACCCTGTTTCCGGGGCCATTGCCCAGTTCGCCAAGGCGCAGAGCCTGGGCGTGTATGACGTAACCGAATTTGCCGCTTTGGCGGGCCGTGGTGTGCGTGGCGTCATTGAGGGTGAAACCTACCATTTGGGCAACCACCGCCTGGTCGAAGAGCTGGGCCTGTGCTCGCCGCTGTTGGAGGCACAGCTTGATGCGTTGGAGCGCCAAGGCAAGAGCGTTGTGCTGTTGCTCGACCGCTCCGGCCCGTTGGCACTGTTCGCGGTGGCCGACACGGTCAAGGACAGCAGCCTCCAAGCCATTGCCGAGCTGCACGAACTGGGCATCAAAACCGTCATGCTCACGGGCGACAACCCCCATACCGCCCAAGCCATTGCCGCCCAGGTGGGCAT
The genomic region above belongs to Pseudomonas sp. PSKL.D1 and contains:
- the cadR gene encoding cadmium resistance transcriptional regulator CadR; protein product: MKIGELAKATDCPVETIRYYEREQLLPEPARTDGNYRLYTQAHVERLTFIRNCRTLDMTLDEIRSLLRLRDSPEGSCGSVNALIDEHIEHVQARIDGLVALQAQLVELRRRCSAQGAECAILQQLEVNGAVSVPDTEHSHVGRSHGH
- a CDS encoding heavy metal translocating P-type ATPase, producing the protein MNQPVSHEHKHGHSCCGSHKPLPVIQLGEKISAEAQLSRFRIEAMDCPTEQTLIQDKLGKLAGVEQLEFNLINRVLGVRHTLKGTAEIERAIDSLGMKAEPLVGDDDGTASAPKPHATRWWPLALSGVAAVAAEIVHFSALAPEWVVAGLALAAILGCGLGTYKKGWIALKNRNLNINALMSIAVTGAVLIGQWPEAAMVMVLFTIAELIEARSLDRARNAISGLMQLTPDMATVQQADGQWQEVEVREVAIGALARVRPGERIGLDGEVVSGQSSVDQAPITGESLPVEKAAGDKLFAGTINQAGALEYRVTAAAGQSTLARIIKAVEEAQGARAPTQRFVDRFSRIYTPAVFALALAVALIPPLFMAGAWFDWVYRALVLLVVACPCALVISTPVTIVSGLAAAARKGILIKGGVYLEGGRKLDFLALDKTGTLTHGKPVQTDAQVLDPLFEGRAQALAASLASRSDHPVSGAIAQFAKAQSLGVYDVTEFAALAGRGVRGVIEGETYHLGNHRLVEELGLCSPLLEAQLDALERQGKSVVLLLDRSGPLALFAVADTVKDSSLQAIAELHELGIKTVMLTGDNPHTAQAIAAQVGIDRAEGNLLPADKLSVIEQLYAQGHRVGMVGDGINDAPALARAEIGFAMAAAGTDTAIETADVALMDDDLRKIPAFVRLSRQSAAILIQNIVLALGIKAIFLAITFTGMATLWMAVFADMGVSLLVVFNGLRLLRK